One stretch of Paenibacillus sp. FSL R5-0341 DNA includes these proteins:
- the racE gene encoding glutamate racemase gives MQQAIAILDSGVGGLTVAKEVMRQLPREKIIYFGDTARTPYGPRSSEQVKQFTEQIVDFLIQFDPKVIVIACNTATAAALDYIRAKVNVPVIGVIHPGARAAITATRTGRIGVIGTVGTIGSGAYTSALKQLSPYIDVVSQACPALVPLVEQGEFRSEHTTHTVEQSLDEIKQQPIDCLILGCTHYPFLMDTIQDVMGQEVKLISSADETAREISTILYDKRKLASGDETPVHQFFCTGDPRMFQNITRRWLGEQISKTPVVWQVTQLP, from the coding sequence GTGCAGCAAGCAATCGCTATATTAGACTCCGGTGTGGGGGGATTGACCGTCGCCAAGGAAGTGATGCGTCAGCTCCCGCGGGAAAAGATCATTTATTTTGGGGATACTGCCCGGACACCGTACGGACCCCGTTCGTCCGAACAAGTGAAACAATTTACGGAACAAATCGTTGATTTCTTGATCCAATTCGATCCGAAGGTTATCGTTATCGCCTGTAACACAGCGACAGCAGCCGCGCTGGATTATATCCGTGCCAAGGTGAATGTGCCTGTCATCGGTGTTATACATCCCGGAGCACGGGCTGCTATCACAGCGACACGTACAGGACGCATTGGTGTGATTGGTACCGTAGGTACCATTGGCAGTGGGGCTTATACATCGGCACTCAAGCAGCTGTCCCCCTATATCGATGTGGTCAGTCAGGCTTGTCCGGCGCTGGTGCCGTTGGTGGAGCAAGGTGAATTTCGTTCCGAGCACACGACACATACGGTGGAGCAATCATTGGATGAGATCAAACAACAGCCAATAGATTGTCTTATTCTGGGTTGTACGCACTATCCTTTTCTCATGGACACCATTCAGGATGTTATGGGACAGGAAGTGAAGCTAATCAGTTCGGCAGATGAAACGGCACGGGAAATCAGTACGATTTTATATGATAAACGAAAGCTGGCCAGTGGGGATGAGACCCCGGTGCATCAATTTTTCTGCACTGGCGATCCACGCATGTTCCAGAATATCACCCGTCGATGGTTGGGAGAGCAGATCTCGAAGACCCCTGTGGTTTGGCAGGTTACGCAATTACCATAG
- a CDS encoding DUF4261 domain-containing protein: MTNESNESKEFNEVNTESKDANETPSGFHPVYMVELLFRERPEVDRLRLQEAMIRHTGQVRLDVKQGGAEQDHEMLVFYHLNHKVSFQEGDIPAQTCMLPVNEIADRARFGGALQQAWHWPEAGQAVEAARYSIRIHDMFTAAMPRKQRLELFQKTVLAIMESLTCDALYWYGSDKLVEPEAYAQAQEREEHLYAAMNVRMYQAGGTEEQRELVMDTVGLSALGVPDVQCHFVGLDPDTVAQTLLGAAYYIFDQGDVLQDGQTLGSSGGRRWRCEHQAALIAPGRYVVDLHPGDEHAAADLEPARQT, translated from the coding sequence ATGACAAATGAATCAAATGAATCAAAAGAATTCAATGAAGTAAATACTGAAAGTAAAGATGCAAATGAAACACCTTCCGGATTCCATCCGGTATATATGGTTGAACTCTTGTTCCGGGAACGTCCGGAGGTGGATCGCCTGCGATTGCAAGAAGCGATGATTCGTCACACAGGACAAGTCAGACTGGATGTGAAGCAAGGTGGCGCAGAACAGGACCATGAAATGCTGGTCTTCTATCATCTGAACCACAAGGTATCTTTCCAGGAAGGAGATATCCCCGCACAGACCTGTATGCTTCCTGTCAACGAAATTGCAGATCGTGCACGCTTTGGCGGGGCTTTACAGCAAGCATGGCATTGGCCGGAGGCAGGACAAGCTGTAGAAGCTGCGCGTTACTCCATTCGGATACATGACATGTTCACAGCAGCCATGCCTCGTAAACAGCGCCTGGAGCTGTTCCAGAAGACTGTACTGGCAATCATGGAGAGCTTGACCTGTGATGCGCTGTATTGGTATGGCAGTGATAAGCTGGTTGAACCGGAAGCATATGCGCAAGCTCAAGAACGCGAGGAACATCTGTATGCGGCCATGAACGTTCGAATGTATCAGGCTGGAGGTACAGAGGAACAGCGTGAGTTGGTCATGGACACAGTAGGATTGTCTGCGCTGGGTGTACCTGATGTACAGTGTCACTTCGTCGGTCTTGATCCGGATACGGTGGCCCAGACCTTGCTGGGTGCAGCGTATTACATATTTGATCAGGGGGATGTTCTGCAGGATGGACAGACACTGGGTTCTTCCGGCGGACGTCGCTGGCGTTGTGAGCATCAGGCGGCACTTATTGCACCAGGACGCTATGTCGTTGATTTGCACCCTGGGGATGAGCATGCAGCGGCTGATCTGGAGCCGGCTCGCCAGACTTGA
- a CDS encoding M14 family metallopeptidase produces MEQQWIIVQRGDTLPRIASAHHMTKELLAALNPEAASQPYLLAGQMLRIVPGTGRRYAVPPGESVVGIAARFGLDEEVLRQANPEIANIADWVGRCIHIPASNGKTIVKIQGEYGYRELINDIDKLENQYPFIETGSIGTSVMGKSLPYLRIGQGQRHIHVNASVHANEWLTTAVLMKFIEEYAQSYSTHKAWHQFQTERWMQETTLWAVPMVNPDGVELVQEGVVNQHPHAQQLLAWNAGRSHFTHWKANIRGVDLNDQFPAHWDEEAARRGLTSPGPRDYAGTAPLTEPEAQALAQWTQQHTFAAVVSLHSQGQEIYWNYRDLEPRESAPLSRRLAKASGYKAVKLGGSDAGYKDWFIQAFGKPGFTVEVGLGVNPLPIEQFDDICIEVGMLLAELLSNG; encoded by the coding sequence ATGGAACAGCAGTGGATTATCGTTCAGCGGGGAGATACGCTGCCGAGAATTGCGTCAGCACATCATATGACGAAAGAGTTACTTGCTGCACTGAACCCTGAAGCGGCCTCTCAGCCTTACCTTCTGGCAGGTCAGATGCTGCGTATTGTCCCCGGGACAGGTCGCAGGTATGCTGTACCGCCTGGAGAAAGTGTAGTGGGGATTGCAGCGCGCTTTGGTCTGGACGAAGAGGTGTTGCGCCAGGCCAATCCCGAAATCGCCAATATTGCCGACTGGGTTGGGCGCTGTATTCATATTCCGGCTTCGAATGGAAAAACTATTGTAAAGATTCAGGGAGAGTACGGTTATCGAGAATTAATCAACGATATAGACAAACTTGAGAATCAATATCCTTTTATCGAGACGGGTTCAATCGGAACAAGTGTCATGGGCAAGTCACTGCCTTATTTGCGTATCGGGCAAGGACAGAGACATATTCATGTTAACGCTTCCGTTCATGCTAATGAGTGGCTGACAACGGCAGTTCTGATGAAATTTATTGAAGAATATGCCCAGTCATATAGCACGCATAAGGCATGGCATCAATTCCAGACAGAACGATGGATGCAAGAAACAACACTCTGGGCCGTGCCGATGGTTAATCCGGACGGAGTCGAACTGGTTCAGGAAGGTGTGGTCAATCAGCATCCACATGCACAGCAGTTGTTAGCCTGGAATGCCGGCAGATCACATTTTACACATTGGAAGGCCAACATCAGAGGAGTGGATCTGAATGATCAATTTCCCGCCCATTGGGATGAAGAGGCAGCGAGAAGAGGTCTAACCTCACCTGGCCCCCGGGATTATGCAGGAACAGCTCCATTGACAGAACCGGAGGCACAGGCACTTGCGCAGTGGACGCAGCAGCACACCTTCGCTGCGGTTGTCTCTCTTCATAGTCAGGGACAGGAGATCTATTGGAACTACCGTGATCTGGAACCCAGAGAGAGTGCACCGCTGTCGCGCAGACTCGCCAAAGCTTCGGGCTACAAGGCAGTGAAGCTTGGCGGCAGTGATGCCGGATACAAAGACTGGTTTATCCAAGCGTTTGGTAAACCGGGCTTCACGGTGGAAGTTGGATTGGGTGTTAATCCGCTTCCCATAGAACAGTTTGATGATATCTGTATAGAAGTCGGCATGTTGCTGGCTGAACTGTTATCCAATGGGTAA
- a CDS encoding sn-glycerol-1-phosphate dehydrogenase: protein MNMNERIAAWNEEAQECNCGHQHRKVDMLIHLEAGAIQRLPGYLSEREYDRVTVVYDRHTLRAAGSDVLSSIREAGIHVDEIALPENRTGDIVADEAAIVQVMLGVNLESQAVIAVGSGTIHDLVRFVCSKMNKPFLSIPTAASVDGFTSAGAPLIVSGVKRTFQAVPPEAIFADMNILEQAPQVMTAAGFGDMLGKYTSLADWIVSRDLGGEPFCPVAYRMTEEALNSCIDHVQAIAEGRAEGVAVLMDALIVSGISMLIIDHSRPASGGEHHLSHILEMDLMQAGDRPVLHGAKVGVACALLTVKYKELAQTSGEPVFGIYDHLPEAAQLIEWLEQVGGPVTIEQLGVTSEMVEHAFTTAHTLRPRYTGLKYINEVLNTR from the coding sequence ATGAATATGAACGAACGAATTGCAGCGTGGAATGAGGAAGCACAGGAGTGCAACTGCGGTCATCAACATCGAAAAGTGGATATGCTGATTCATCTGGAAGCTGGGGCCATTCAGAGGTTACCAGGTTACTTGTCTGAGCGAGAATATGATCGGGTGACGGTTGTTTATGATCGACATACATTACGGGCCGCCGGGTCTGATGTCCTGAGCAGTATACGGGAAGCGGGAATTCATGTGGATGAGATCGCTCTGCCGGAGAATCGTACGGGTGATATCGTTGCGGATGAAGCGGCTATTGTACAGGTCATGTTGGGTGTGAATCTGGAAAGTCAGGCTGTGATCGCCGTGGGTTCAGGTACCATTCATGATTTGGTGCGATTTGTATGTTCCAAAATGAACAAGCCATTTCTGTCCATACCGACAGCGGCTTCAGTGGATGGGTTTACCTCTGCAGGTGCGCCCTTAATTGTAAGCGGAGTCAAACGGACCTTTCAGGCTGTTCCGCCTGAGGCCATCTTTGCTGATATGAATATCCTGGAGCAAGCTCCCCAAGTCATGACGGCTGCCGGATTCGGAGACATGCTTGGCAAATATACTTCCCTTGCAGACTGGATTGTTTCTCGTGATCTGGGTGGGGAACCGTTCTGTCCGGTCGCTTATCGGATGACAGAAGAAGCACTGAACAGCTGTATAGACCATGTGCAAGCGATTGCTGAAGGACGAGCTGAGGGAGTAGCTGTATTAATGGATGCGCTGATCGTTTCCGGCATTTCCATGCTGATCATTGACCATTCCCGTCCGGCATCCGGAGGTGAGCACCATCTGTCCCACATCTTGGAGATGGATCTGATGCAAGCGGGTGACAGACCGGTTCTGCATGGTGCCAAAGTTGGCGTAGCTTGTGCATTACTTACTGTAAAATATAAAGAACTGGCACAGACATCGGGCGAGCCTGTGTTTGGAATATATGACCATTTGCCAGAGGCTGCTCAGCTTATCGAATGGTTGGAACAAGTAGGCGGACCTGTGACTATTGAACAATTGGGTGTAACCTCGGAGATGGTGGAGCATGCGTTCACAACAGCGCATACGCTTCGTCCTCGATATACCGGTTTGAAATATATCAACGAAGTGCTGAACACAAGGTAA
- a CDS encoding heme biosynthesis protein HemY → MNCKITRNAAKVLKLELDKPENEGKKLRVVITHAHGDHAHYGLDIDTPKENDTVVSTDKEIDVILANDQPLLNGVKIDYLYFPEEGFVITNPSQGNHGDH, encoded by the coding sequence ATGAACTGCAAAATTACGCGTAATGCTGCTAAAGTATTGAAGCTTGAATTGGACAAGCCGGAGAACGAAGGAAAAAAACTGCGCGTTGTCATCACCCATGCACATGGTGACCATGCTCACTACGGCCTGGATATCGACACACCAAAAGAAAATGATACGGTTGTATCTACCGATAAAGAGATTGATGTCATTCTCGCGAATGATCAGCCTTTGTTGAACGGTGTTAAAATTGACTACCTCTACTTCCCGGAAGAGGGCTTCGTTATTACGAATCCGTCCCAAGGTAATCACGGCGACCACTAA
- a CDS encoding helix-turn-helix transcriptional regulator — protein MPNQPEQHSIQAWSLINRKYLGKGVRVKRFRKPTRCQIRNRVLLAVLMANDIKLSQLAEDLSISSRSVSAWVYEGRIPGSTNLDKTCQLLGYPRHILFNEEVVRNSPVICQPESSRFMKRTVTRSPVSNRILTGLCMVHDLSVTDVSHWIGVHPGTFRKWLHQGTLPSAAFQEQAEQFFRIPKTILFADVILKDRRNN, from the coding sequence ATGCCTAATCAACCAGAACAACATTCCATCCAGGCGTGGTCTCTGATCAACCGTAAATACTTGGGAAAAGGCGTCCGTGTTAAACGATTCCGTAAACCGACACGCTGTCAAATCCGCAATCGTGTTCTTCTTGCCGTGCTGATGGCCAATGATATCAAGTTGTCCCAGCTCGCTGAAGACCTCTCCATCTCTTCACGCAGTGTCAGTGCGTGGGTGTACGAAGGACGGATACCCGGCAGTACCAATTTGGACAAAACTTGCCAACTACTCGGCTACCCGCGTCATATTCTCTTCAATGAAGAAGTGGTCCGTAATAGCCCTGTCATATGTCAACCCGAGTCATCTCGCTTCATGAAGCGTACGGTGACCCGTTCTCCGGTTAGTAACCGTATTTTGACAGGCTTGTGTATGGTCCATGATTTGTCGGTGACAGATGTCAGCCACTGGATCGGGGTTCATCCCGGCACTTTCCGCAAATGGCTGCATCAGGGAACGCTGCCTTCTGCTGCGTTTCAGGAACAAGCGGAGCAATTTTTCCGCATCCCGAAAACTATTTTGTTCGCAGATGTCATCTTGAAAGATCGTCGCAACAACTAA
- a CDS encoding Dabb family protein yields the protein MIKHIVLFKMKDRSAESIEAAAQVLRNLDGKIDVLISLEIGIDVLRSDRSFDISLTAEFASLEDLQAYQVHPLHQEVIKYMNEVREQSIAVDYEI from the coding sequence ATGATAAAACATATTGTCCTGTTCAAAATGAAAGATCGCTCAGCAGAAAGTATTGAAGCTGCTGCCCAGGTGCTTCGCAATCTGGATGGTAAAATTGATGTTCTGATTTCACTTGAAATCGGGATTGATGTGCTCCGCTCGGACAGATCCTTCGACATTTCACTCACAGCGGAATTTGCGTCACTGGAGGATCTTCAGGCGTATCAGGTGCACCCGCTTCATCAGGAAGTAATCAAGTACATGAACGAAGTCAGAGAACAGTCGATTGCAGTGGACTACGAAATCTAA
- a CDS encoding HepT-like ribonuclease domain-containing protein produces the protein MYYVNREQIARRLAAVPEVAEGLRRAAQAWDGSLMLGMVQERCLHLAIEIVTDVGSYLIDGFIMRDASSYDDIIQINYEEKVFDHATYEILRQLVTLRKPLVQDYYSWERSELHPISIELPVILEHFTTQVSEYVEKELGPFNAAQPEGQRKE, from the coding sequence ATGTATTATGTGAACAGAGAACAGATTGCCCGCCGGCTTGCTGCTGTACCGGAAGTGGCCGAAGGGCTTCGCCGGGCAGCTCAGGCCTGGGATGGCAGTCTCATGCTGGGGATGGTACAGGAACGTTGTCTTCACCTGGCGATAGAGATTGTTACCGATGTGGGGAGTTATCTGATTGACGGCTTCATCATGAGAGATGCAAGCAGCTATGATGATATTATTCAGATTAATTATGAAGAAAAGGTTTTTGATCATGCGACCTATGAGATTTTGCGTCAGCTTGTCACGTTACGTAAGCCGCTGGTGCAGGATTATTACAGTTGGGAGCGGTCTGAGCTTCATCCGATTAGCATAGAGTTACCGGTTATACTTGAACATTTTACTACTCAGGTTAGCGAGTACGTGGAAAAAGAACTTGGTCCTTTCAATGCGGCACAGCCCGAGGGACAGCGTAAGGAATGA
- a CDS encoding aldo/keto reductase, translating to MTKHITDCTILNNGVTMPWLGFGTYKAKGKEVQQAVETALEVGYRSIDTASIYGNEEEVGQAIASSGVARNELFVTTKLWNEDQGFDSTLRAFEASQKALGLNVIDLYLIHWPGRDQYKETWRAFERLYSEGSIRAIGVSNFQVHHLQDIIDEGGTVPAVNQVELHPGLIQQELQDFCGAQGIQLEAWSPIMKGKLNQESTLKALAQKYGKTPAQIILRWDIQNQIVTIPKSVTPERIRENADIFDFELSPDELKLIDALDSDKRTGPHPDQLFWD from the coding sequence ATGACAAAACATATTACAGATTGTACGATTCTGAACAACGGAGTAACGATGCCATGGCTAGGATTTGGAACATATAAAGCAAAAGGTAAGGAAGTGCAACAGGCGGTCGAGACGGCTTTGGAGGTTGGATATCGCAGTATTGATACCGCGTCCATCTATGGCAATGAGGAAGAAGTAGGACAAGCTATTGCAAGCAGTGGTGTTGCCCGTAACGAACTGTTTGTGACGACCAAGCTTTGGAACGAGGATCAGGGATTTGATTCAACGTTGAGAGCATTTGAAGCGAGTCAGAAAGCACTTGGATTGAATGTAATTGATCTTTACTTAATTCACTGGCCTGGCAGAGACCAGTATAAGGAGACGTGGAGAGCATTCGAACGTCTATATAGCGAAGGAAGCATTCGTGCGATTGGTGTGAGTAACTTTCAAGTACACCATTTGCAAGATATCATAGATGAAGGTGGAACGGTGCCTGCGGTGAATCAGGTAGAGCTGCATCCGGGTCTGATCCAGCAGGAACTTCAGGATTTCTGCGGAGCGCAGGGAATTCAGCTGGAGGCATGGAGTCCTATTATGAAGGGCAAGCTGAACCAAGAGTCGACACTCAAAGCACTAGCCCAGAAATATGGGAAAACACCGGCGCAGATTATTCTGCGTTGGGACATTCAAAATCAGATTGTGACGATTCCGAAGTCGGTTACGCCAGAGCGGATTCGTGAGAATGCGGACATCTTTGACTTTGAATTGTCACCGGATGAGTTGAAGCTGATTGATGCACTGGATTCGGATAAGCGGACGGGACCACATCCGGATCAGCTATTTTGGGATTGA
- a CDS encoding YtxH domain-containing protein, whose protein sequence is MKDSNKSLLWGALIGSVVGSVTALLLAPKSGRELRQDITEGARQVSEKGQELAGKVGEQSSQIVSKVKETADVVIQDIQSWRNCTEGKEIRISAAITEPNTDNAADESGIDIVAKLPVDESKDDN, encoded by the coding sequence GTGAAGGATTCTAACAAAAGTTTGTTGTGGGGTGCTCTGATCGGCTCCGTGGTAGGTTCAGTAACGGCATTGTTGCTGGCACCGAAATCAGGACGCGAACTTCGTCAAGATATTACAGAGGGTGCTCGTCAGGTATCGGAGAAGGGTCAGGAACTGGCTGGCAAAGTGGGAGAACAAAGTTCGCAGATCGTATCCAAGGTCAAAGAGACTGCAGATGTCGTGATTCAGGATATTCAATCCTGGCGCAACTGCACTGAAGGCAAAGAAATTCGCATTTCGGCAGCCATTACAGAACCTAATACGGACAATGCAGCAGATGAGTCCGGAATCGATATTGTAGCGAAGCTTCCTGTGGATGAGTCCAAGGACGACAACTAA
- a CDS encoding DUF1450 domain-containing protein, giving the protein MANDIRVCEKCNHVRLKSIVPKLQKMAPDTEIKIGCKSYCGPCAKRAFVFINGRYISAPTEEEVLAKVAKFVK; this is encoded by the coding sequence ATGGCTAACGATATCCGCGTATGCGAAAAATGTAATCATGTCCGACTGAAATCGATTGTGCCCAAGTTGCAGAAAATGGCTCCAGACACGGAGATCAAAATTGGGTGCAAATCCTATTGCGGTCCTTGCGCGAAACGTGCGTTTGTCTTTATCAACGGTCGGTACATTAGTGCTCCGACAGAAGAAGAAGTGCTCGCCAAAGTCGCAAAGTTCGTGAAGTAA